cgactcacctctcctccttgctcaggggctccacggcctggaaccaggccccaaagtgctcgtcgggctgcacggtgtacagatttgcagcctcctggagcagctcgatctcgtccatcagtttgaattgctaggacagagcaagcacaggatgcccacagggcctgagtgggggaccctgcagggctcgtggagggggtgaggaagggggcaaggggccagtctggggcctttgcccacttgggaaccctccctccctgcgATTCCAGTCAGGGCTTGCCTGCTGTCACACTTGGCCCAAaatagctcctcctccaggaaggagtctttgatgccagcccttcccccacccaccaaTGCCATAGGATCCCTAGCTCTGTATATCGAACTGTGCAAATAAATGTTCCACCCTGGGGATTGGGTCAGAGGGGGTCCTGCCCACTGCGGGGGGTTCTCTGAtttccaacccccaccctccccaccgggAGGCCGCAGCCgcttacctcattccatttccgacagttgagcacattgccctggaaagcagacagccgcagtccatcagaaacagccccctggGGCCAGCACTAGCCCCCGTCCACACCTCTTGCAATGTTGCActactgccagtgggcaggcccatccagagcccggacttggacctgggccagtctctgggctccagagcagggggcGCAGAGCAACTGAGGCAACAGACCTTGtgacccaaccctctctgatgacacgtggggagactcaggcctcaggcaggaagggacagctcagcctctgatgtgcttcctgactgggaggggcccgacttctcttccctcactggcagggccagagggagaggctgagtccagctcagacaccacctcctgcggccacacagtcaggcagctctgagcctcagcagcccagggaacctggacggtggcttatgcagagcctgcatcacccactggggagatgggcctgacaccccaactcccacacgaggctggaggccctgctgagaggacctttgccaaatgcagagagctcagggctcaggacaggactctctcctccccaccctcaggagcctgagcccccggacccacctccgggctcactcacctccacataatcctccatcgtagcgtccagcagctccagggaatGGAAAAAcgtcaccagggaggggacgacCCCCTGTGCCGCCATCGggatgggcatggtgatgagctcccgctctcaggtgcccccatgaaccttcccctgaaacccctcagcccagcctcctgcccaccccacgctcccacacagagcagcctaggatcctcgggacaccccaacacacacaattccctcccccgctcccctccaggaacaccaaactccgtcagtcaagtcccagggctggctgttggcccctcccaggggcagtggcccctgcccttccccaccccaaatctgccctgctgccagcccttccaggcctcctcccgctcactgccactgcaggcccgtcatgcttggcagccacagcagattcgcctgaggaggaaggcccctctcctgagggaggtctccagctgggagggggagccccctctcctctgactcctaggcccctcccccacagtcaccctcacctgctgccgctgcctctcctgggctccctggcgggccctctctgcagtctttaacacggaggtcgcctcctgtCGGGGCCGAGGACAGGGTCAGTGCGCCCATACTCCCCTCCGcatgtcccccaaggcccctgatctcagaccctggccatcggctccagtcccctgctgcctctgctgctcccacctccagggtgctctgattctagaccagtcccagctccaggactcagtcctgtgtgaccttgggcctgcccaggcctccctggccctctttcctcagctgaaaagtgtgaggagaacgtcacctgcttccaggagtctcctgaggacACAGAGTCATCCgcgtgtcatcactgctctcccctcacctctcgaggaggagccgGCACAAATCTCCTcacattcctgtcctcccttggatggtagcaccccgctgggaggcctgcaccgctgatcatttccctccacttcccagaggaggagacggaggcccccagaggggcagtgactggctcaaagacccactgggagaggctgctccccgtgccagctacaggccctgtccccgctgccttcaccccagccctggctccaaaTCTGACCAAGGCCCCGACCTCCGGACTCCAGGGGTGCgtccagaccccagctgaacagacagggagggggagggcagggtgtcttGCAGGGCCTGGCCGAGTGGCCccggcctgccccaccctcaccgggctctctgacccccagcctgggccgagccttgccatagcctcacctcctaggatcccctcgggatgctcccctcccctctccttctggcctccttccagatctccagcctccaggttacctgcaccagcagctccctgctcacgcgtttctctctcctgacccacttcttccaggttcgagaactctccctgcggggtggggaaagaaagaaagaaagaaagcaagaaaaactgtGGGATGCTTGAAGGCAAATCCCATTTATTTGAGAACCCAGCAGATCCAAAccgcctggggcctggatgagggatttcactggggtgctctgagctctaaggtccccatgggactgcgGAGGGGCCTCCCCTCTTGTCCTcggggcctccattcccagatgtcccaaacagatctctttggaacagtgttggtttcagctgcatagaggcttctgttgctgcaaaggaaacacttgacaatctccacctgggctcaagccaggatctggtctggaaggaaatgaatccctgggacagaactgctggcctaagggcgctgagagactcagagacccagcacccagCTCAGTTCCTGTGCCCGGCGTTCGCTGTCTTCCAGGTGGCctcagctgactttgggggacatgccggcccaaatcaggctgcctgggccacctcaccctcatggtgcttggctggagagcagactacccacctggaaacttgtccccaggtgtcttggagacgggcaatggcagggctctgcagggcagaaaggattgTGTGGAGGGAACAGAAGTTCCCGAGCCCTCGGCactcctggggaagggaagagatggagCCGTGATGGGGAGCTGAAGTtctgctgcctctggtttctgtccCCTCACGGACTtcccctgtcctggaggagacagatgcccagggaagccagggagggcacacctgccacccgacgagtaacactgccaggcacaaggatttgtagctcaacacaaggaaggaagtgagcttgtccccactgggacctcaagtcaaggtcaatgtggccctggcatgagggtcaagggacagtccagggactaagaccccagacttcaatcctgagggctgagaaacaagaggcaattcccacgCATCCAGACAGGGCATGCCAAGGCTTACCTCAGCCACCCTGATCCACAGCTcaaccaccctggccctgtcctgcgctgtcatgcTGGGGTCCCCAAGGCAGGTGACGAGGATGCAATTGGCCACGGTGTTGTCGTGCATCACACTGTCACGGACGGTGGGTGCCAGGTACTCTCGTTCCCTGTTGTCACGCTCGGACCAGATGGAGCCGAGGCAGTGGGCGGGCACCAacgtcttgaacagctcctgcagAAGATTCGGAGTGTCACCCGGTCCTGCCGCACCCCAGCTCGGCGTCCACAGTCCCCCATAGGCCCAGGCACGGTGAGATCagaactggagctcaggaagcagagcatgtggcctgaggcttgtgggagtccctgggttttgtctgtgtccactgaatgcACCCAGTCCAGGATGACCCCGGACACAgtactgtggggaagggaggggacatttgctcccagccccgtctcacttcctccaagctccagaaggCAGCCCACACATGCCCACCAGAAGGGCCATTATGCACCCATCCCAGTGCCCCTCGGGTCCCAcaccccattcccatgcacattcccccgaggcagggaCAACCCCCAGCTTTGTTTGATTGTCTCCACTGGAGTCAATACACATCACCTTCCTGCTAAGTGCTGAGGCTGTCTGGGCCACCTGCGCAGATGGGGGAtccacccaaggacctggcagcacttcagtgagtgcccatcccccaccaaagggccagactctgcccaccttccactctctcccacctcattcatcggcacagccaccctgtACAGCAGGTGCTCTGACTGTCCGTCTCTACTGTCCCCTGTTCGCTAGGGGACAGCGAAGGCTTGGGAGAAAGAAAgctgcccaggtcacagtgttgataagagagggagcagggatttggacccagatcatcGGAATCCcgagcagggaatggcaggtgtggggtggctcatggcaccgggaaggcaggggccacccGCCCCGCGAGCTCCTCTGCTCACCGCAGCCATCctcgtcagctgctctgccaccagctggggagggaagtccaagatgttcagcttctcctcccgcagctggtCCTCGGTGGTCACGGCCCAGGGGCAGttgggctctggggctgcctctaatggtggcccttgctctggtcctggagtggccgactcaggggctgctggctccagctctaccacacgtggtgagactggaggtgcagctggctccagcccgggggctggcactggctctggctctggaagtggcaggagctttggagctggctctagagcaggataaagagaaagtttcacccacacacctgacagtttctgtgcctttccaaagataggaagggctccactgcctctaagggaacgctagcccatgaacctcaacacagacagtcttcccagactccagtcccctcacctttccgttcggcctcaatggccttgagatgctccaggtggcctggcagaaggtaggcatggccctccacatgggagccaccaaagctgacgtgcagagtggccagctgcagggtccaagcgggaaaccgcaggggctccctgcaatcctgcccttggcccagccaggttcccagcaggaaatagatagcactgcgtggaggcagatgggccagagagtcagtggcctggcctttccttaaacaccgccctcccaaggcactcttgttagcatctgcGCCCCTTTGccagaccctccccctccagaggagggccccatcccagccctgagccctggctggctgtcctggctgtggcaggcctgctcatccagcaggctgaacacagagtctgtgagagtctcttgttcccaccgatactctcctccccaagggtctggacacagcccacccaaGCCCTGCATGAatgtgggccactggaatgaagactccagcagatttgggagcagcttgctcacacacctcctactatggacctggcGGTGGTGctcacaaggggtggatgtggagaaagggaggcaggaggggctgggactctgctgggagtgggtctctaggggacaacgcagcccagtctcctttccaattctcaaggggcctgggacccatgcacagctgtctttgagtccagtcctgccggagtggaagccaccagaactcagccctcccatgggaatcacaagatgggtgagatgcagggttctcccaggcctgacccggccacagcctccatcctctccccacaccctgtTTGCAAGAGACAGGAGGCCGTCCTTCTcgacccaaagaccactcactttgggaggtggtcctgtcctccagcatcccgcacgcaatgggccaagctgcctccatgtgtcccaaaggggatgagggcatcgcccgggatggagggtagatgggacctgtgaatgatgtcaagtgtgactgtctgactctcagattagaggggagggccagggaggctgtctgcttcagtcactgagtgacacttagtgtgtccagaagtcctgctcagagtaggtccttcatagacattgttgAATGACCTCCAAGCAGAACCACCCTgggtgtctgagtgggcctgtggcccctctgtggccctagagatccctaagtggctacaccaaggacaagcaccagggccagctggatggcatctcaaactccttgacagggtgctctccaggtgcttttccaaactcaaaaagccacaagccagtgaagggagaggaagactactttccgtgggggacagagaaataatcaccaccagcaaccacagcatggcccaccaccctctctgcagagccgggcaccagggcagcacctggagggctgatcccattcatccctgggagaagcctagcaagttcatcctctcccaccccacgtttcagaggagccaactcaggctcagagagatgcggtgacattcccaaggcaagacacacagctggcagtgggcagagtcaccactgtgctgagggggaggtgggcagtcacctgggaaacagctggtccagcacctggtgggctgtgctggagcctgagtagctgcagagggaggtgatgacactgcagaggactctgctggggaaggctggcagcacagtctctgagagcctctgcatcatgcctgcctggagggcacgcatcctgcaggcctcagtgacagacagagtggactcatcttcactctgggtgggacgAGCAGGGACACAGAGTCAGGGTCACCACTGCGAACCACCAGCGTTATCGGGGTCTGCAGCTGACgcaggaactcctagcccctcccagacgTCTGCGACAGGAGAGACAGGGGTCCCAACTCAGCAAAGTTCTGGGCTCTCAaagtacaatctgactttggTCCTGCGAAGGATTCCACACTGAGCTCCCTCAAGGCCATTTGCTcgctgagggacaacagagctccctctgtgcagagcaccagcccagtgaatcctcaacagacacccctctctagagaggagaacagaggcttaggcatgccaagtggcttctctaggtcctgtggctcagaactgagaaccgcccaaagtgagggctgagggacatcccctctaactgcctgaggcttcatcagACGCTGAcctggagggaaatgttatgtggccacctcacccctcccaggtctggaaacagtgtacaggGCAGTGACACGTTCTGAGAACCCCTTTGACTTTCAAACACGCTGACggttatttcttttacattaaagggagtttggagacccttGTTATCgagctttcattttccaaaaaaggcaaaattcaaagatactcagggcctattgggaagtgacaacgacatcaacgttttctctaatcttcctaggaaaatgcaaagagtgccctcctaccctcctatgcagctggtggggaggagcggaagtccagattcctttgggaatgggactgtgggacactcatgggggacagccctgttagggtcccaggagaacggcagtttgaggttggattctgggcctgccctggtcatctcaggggcctgggtgggaagacccctctgtgcccactctcacctcagagcagccctggttattgatggtggcgcggtgcagctggtccctgtccagggagatggagtacccgaagccatccgTCAGCTCTTCCACCACCTCCtgcgtgcagctctgcaaagacagtgcccgagagccggGCCGGGAGGTCTGAGGGGCAtgcctcgacttggccacaggaggaaaccccagcacagatcaggtaccgagcagcatctgcatagacctctagccagggagggaatgagatgacacctggagggctcgggactaacctatgggtagaggagcttGGTTCCCAGCACCtactctcccatcctgctagccaccacctaggctgggaacacgacacactgccaggcttccaacaccgagcaaatggctcctgcccagggtgggtcccCACTCAGCACCGCCGTCCCTCTCTCACTCCCCTccgacacacaaggaggctcaaatTGTTGTGCGGGTGGCATCCAGTTGTGGCCTAACCCGGTTGGCtttccctgtgttacctgagtgCTCCTCCTGCCAGTTGGACAGaggcggtgcaggtgagggccaagccagtgtctatagtgactgaaaaggctctttttcttggctttcctgaagccagagcctccacaactcgggagacagcaggagaacaTCCTCTTGTCTTCAGTGTCGCCACTCAAGTGGGCTCAATAGgatgctatgtctagaatgtggacgcctggagaccagtgtgctaagttctgttggggtctgtctccaaggaagtgaggtcacttcctcaagttTCCCTTACCTGGGCGCCTTCTTCAATAACACCCACCGAAAacctctctgggatcttggctgctcaccctccttgcccatgtcacctccagaactgtacacaaatagccagcacagatcccaacacaggaccttgagatggaaccagggTTCCAGCTTGAGGACATCCAGCTGAGTTccgacctcttttttcctacaagctctgtgtcctggaaatgccaatgggcctcccagggcctcctcaatcacccaacctgcacgatggggacgAGGCCAGAAATATCTCCCTTGGGACATCCTCAAGTGTAGAACAGACAATAGCgacaacacctgtggtctggtttccatgtgtctgatgcacacacttagagatgaaagaatcacaagaaggggtgggatgtagtgtggagtacccctcaaaacaggactgggttccagctctgtgaccttgagaaagtcactgcccctctgggcctcatttccaggtctgcacctttaagaggtggaaattaggggaaattcagatacttccattcactggcatgaaaccttcccaggtctcctgtttgacttagaatcagacccaagtgcctcGTGTCGGCCTATGTAGTGGGCAGCCTCCACTATGGCTCCtggtgctcactgtcttctgctgtgcACGTCCTTGTGGAACCACAAGTGGTCAGGAACTGCCTTGTgaatagaatgcagccaaggtgatgggatggcctgccacccagggttaagaacaaaaagcctggcccttccttcttactcattggcTTTAGTCCCCTCcgtctttccctccttctgtttccatctctctctctctctgcagcttatatctctggaactgggggagcaagtgtgcatgttttcagttgtCCTATGAAGATGTTCCATAGGAGAGAACGGAGGGAATGATCGaccaacagacaggcaggaactcagactttcagtccaaacaaaccccgtcaacatgcatgtgagtgaacttgggagcaaaccCTCCACGAGTCGAGCCGCAATATAGCCGCAGCccctgcttcacggagacctTGAGGcggaggcacccagctaagctgtgccccattcctggcacacagaatttgtgagatgttaaggatttgtattttctaggtgcaatgtcttagagcagtgtcatcagagagcgacgggaaaagcacagtctgccagttcctgccctctggccctgcctgtccccatctaccctcctctcccttctcaggctccttccagctacACTGCCCTCTTTCGGACATTGTCTGGTCAGacccacttcttcctgtgagcctctgcgccagcggtgccttctccctgacactcaaactgttcccagacacaggcaggcgtGCCTCTCATCTGGCACCCTGCTGACAGCAAATGTCACCCCTATGAtgcctttcagagcctcccaggcacaggctcCACTGTCACAGGTCTCCCACCTGCAAGGGCATCTCATGATGTCCTCCTCCTTGGTCTCAtctggataaagtgagtccatgaaggagggctttctgcttgGTGGACGAGGAGGCAGCTTCTTCTGGTTTCCTCAGGATCATGACTGTCTCTTCTGGGctgaatgtttcccctcccaagtccattgtgaaaggaaattctcattcccttgctttcaagggtctggtttccccaagaacacagggagactggcctctccctggaatgcggcaccagcccctacacccaaagccagaaaattagcacccagcttgaaacaccaccagatcctgaagtcaaTTCCTGCTGAGGTCCCCCATCCATTTTGTAACCCCATAGTATCTCCTGATCTCACCTTTCCCCTAAGacacagctcccagcctgcccttggcttcttacaggaacagtgggatttcccagaagcactcccagcctgggcaagaaatgttttgaaatgttctctatgtattttccaggacatgggatatggggagaagtcattttggttgtgtatgtgcaacagttttgatgcgaatagcatctttttcagacagagatcaaagagtggggctaccgggtgtaacaagaaaatggatacactgagccaacgtcttcatggtgtgaagtcatagggagcaaagaacatggttaagagcagagaatatggagCCACAACTTAGGTTCAAATTCCACCTCAATCACTTCCTAGATATTGGTAGAGGGCAAAGTACTTACctcattggtgcctcagtttcttcatctgttgttggCAAGAAGGATAAGCATACCTAATTTGTGAGGATATGGAGAGTgctaaaggagttaatgtttcaAAACACTTGCAACATCCAGCACATTGCATGCCCTGTACGCATACATtacaaatgaaatgtaaatgttcttcTGACGCTGTCTGTTTGCTCCAGACGGGAGACTAGGGGCTGGAAGGATGTAGACAGcactccctgagacaggatgaaTCGATGAATGAGCAACACTGTTGAAGGCATTACCAATGGCAGATCCGCCTCCCTATGGACATTCCCAAGGAcaatcacacccaagcatccctcctccGTCCTGCATCGTCTTCTGGgattctatccaggaatcacgggggcttcttgaaccctgggacccacacccaccacaggttctcttctgtctggcagcaaaccccaggccttgtcctaatggctgcagcccacaggctctgactcagatccttttcttcacttgagggagaCGTGTCATtcccagagctgggcacacagagtGTCAGCCTTGGAGGAAATGCCTCCCTGGCCAGTGGCAGGTGGAAGAGCGCCGTGACGGAGTAGGATTTggggagagtcctccaggtgtggtcagaaggggcccagccagggcatttgTCAGCAAGGTCTGGTTGGTGGACCTTGGTGGCAAAAGAGTGGTGGGGACAGCATGTTTTAGAGTTCCTGGCATGAGACAATCCACAGGAtggtcatgaagtcagaatcagcctAACGAGGTCCAGCTcaatccactgtcatctgttccctgactggctcactaatccaggagtgatttaCAAGGGCGATATTCGTGTTCTACCATCTTTTCGTTGATTGGCAGGAGCTAGTATTCTTTACAAAACTTGTGTACTTTTACATAGGAAAGGATAGGTGAGTTCTGTAACAACCCTTCTTGCAAAGTTCTCACTAACGTATTGAGTCTCTAACAGAATCCGCCGCTGGGAACTTCACCAAAGATCCTGacctttactctctggttttagatcttcctgGTTGGTAAATTTTCTTGACTCCTGGCTCCTTTCCTGAGGTTCGTCCACTTAGAGCAATGTAGGACTGCAAGctcttgccacttgagaagtagtggttcaactctatgatgatgttggtcttgcttactaagtgtgtgtgtgtgtatgtatgtgtgtatgagactgttttctgcatgttgccacgtgggtcagattgactcctttccttggaaaaattgtccctaaccactttctctgggctttattttcacgtcttgaacagtgctgtccaacagtagaatttcacactctatctaatgaaatttaaactttttttaaatactgacatttaaaaaagtaaaaataaacaagtgaaactaatttttaatggtatatttaaacccattataaccaagatattaccatctgtccaggcaatctatataaaaattaatagtgagatagttcacatttttttttattgggatcaACAAATCCATTTACATAGTCTCCATTTGTAAGCTGAAACTTTTTACATATGCggtttctgtgtcccccactcagaacctgggctgacttgttagagaggaaataaagcagaacaggcataagtaatgatcactgtcaatccagctcagcaCAAACACTCACaactgacaaaaaggctgtcgCTGACCAGGGAGTAGAGGTCCCTCGGGGTCACatggtggatcagctggttcagcacccaggaatgctgctctctgtcacatggggtctctgtcacactctccatcatgagccatggggtcagggtggtaggtgcagacagcttccatgctggaggctgccccttcctccgcaggcccggggagagaggaatgtggggactctagagagatgtcctgaatcctctgataatgggggccagagggagggaggagcaaattggcagtcagtgGCAAGAGTGAAAACTGCGGTGGTCACCGAAAGTGTTCATGACTCTCATatgctcagaaaagggacttccctgagggagatcagtctacagcccaagacaagggacccaggctgctcttcttgaacaaggatccaagcaggggaggaggcaggaggaggatgagcaggagagacagcaggtggggtgcGGCTGGCTGGGACACATCCTGCCGggagctgctggcaccagggtctcatcaggtgctgcaggactctctcagtggagttcaatgtggctgagctcttgctcatgtctgtcaaatactggatgttggagatggtggagttgagtgtgagggccttcaggtcgtgccccttggctgcaagaagagagggagagagatggccatcactgagagctgggctgagaccagatcagagtcctgaactcagtatcatctgttgcctttgctcccagtggaaccaccacccaatgctgcgctcatccaagttgaagccagcatatctctcagctcctcctccctcccctgccggTAACACCAATTGCACCTACAGATTGCTCCTCAatgcattccttctgttcattcacgTCCCAGGTAGGTCTGATCTTTTCTCACCGGAACCAACACCCTAACATGCTCACTGGATGCattgtctaaaggatgttctctgccttgaacattagaagcatttttctgaaatgaagatctcactagaacactcctgctctagcatcacccatggctccctaaggccttcagggttaagttcaaacttcttgacctggcactcaaagcccttgcacatctggctcctgctgactcttcagcctcattgatgcATTCACTCAGGGTTAggctttgtgcttcaggcaaaccaaattcctgtcacttctcccgtacactatgctgtttttgcctacagggccattgctcatgcaatttcctctgcc
Above is a genomic segment from Equus caballus isolate H_3958 breed thoroughbred chromosome 17, TB-T2T, whole genome shotgun sequence containing:
- the LOC138918311 gene encoding ral guanine nucleotide dissociation stimulator-like isoform X2, producing the protein MRALQAGMMQRLSETVLPAFPSRVLCSVITSLCSYSGSSTAHQVLDQLFPRSHLPSIPGDALIPFGTHGGSLAHCVRDAGGQDHLPNAIYFLLGTWLGQGQDCREPLRFPAWTLQLATLHVSFGGSHVEGHAYLLPGHLEHLKAIEAERKEPAPKLLPLPEPEPVPAPGLEPAAPPVSPRVVELEPAAPESATPGPEQGPPLEAAPEPNCPWAVTTEDQLREEKLNILDFPPQLVAEQLTRMAAELFKTLVPAHCLGSIWSERDNREREYLAPTVRDSVMHDNTVANCILVTCLGDPSMTAQDRARVVELWIRVAEECRGLGNFCSLHTILSALQSPAIARLQDTWGQVSRESSRTWKKWVRREKRVSRELLVQEATSVLKTAERARQGAQERQRQQGVVPSLVTFFHSLELLDATMEDYVEGNVLNCRKWNEQFKLMDEIELLQEAANLYTVQPDEHFGAWFQAVEPLSKEESYSLSCQLEPRYHWVRKIRLFFKGKKNRSGQNTRPPTKGPVVVVDDPPETS
- the LOC138918311 gene encoding ral guanine nucleotide dissociation stimulator-like isoform X1, which encodes MFSCCLPSCGGSGFRKAKKKSLFSHYRHWLGPHLHRLCPTGRRSTQSCTQEVVEELTDGFGYSISLDRDQLHRATINNQGCSESEDESTLSVTEACRMRALQAGMMQRLSETVLPAFPSRVLCSVITSLCSYSGSSTAHQVLDQLFPRSHLPSIPGDALIPFGTHGGSLAHCVRDAGGQDHLPNAIYFLLGTWLGQGQDCREPLRFPAWTLQLATLHVSFGGSHVEGHAYLLPGHLEHLKAIEAERKEPAPKLLPLPEPEPVPAPGLEPAAPPVSPRVVELEPAAPESATPGPEQGPPLEAAPEPNCPWAVTTEDQLREEKLNILDFPPQLVAEQLTRMAAELFKTLVPAHCLGSIWSERDNREREYLAPTVRDSVMHDNTVANCILVTCLGDPSMTAQDRARVVELWIRVAEECRGLGNFCSLHTILSALQSPAIARLQDTWGQVSRESSRTWKKWVRREKRVSRELLVQEATSVLKTAERARQGAQERQRQQGVVPSLVTFFHSLELLDATMEDYVEGNVLNCRKWNEQFKLMDEIELLQEAANLYTVQPDEHFGAWFQAVEPLSKEESYSLSCQLEPRYHWVRKIRLFFKGKKNRSGQNTRPPTKGPVVVVDDPPETS